One window of Streptomyces sp. SUK 48 genomic DNA carries:
- a CDS encoding bifunctional DNA primase/polymerase yields MTHDARPALLNAALDAAARGWHVFPLRPGTKRPALHGEASCPGTGPCANGHLKWEQRATSNPDRIRAAWSRAPFNVGIATGPSGLVVVDLDVPKDKSSSDAPGGAETFLALCERAGHAVPATYRTRTASGGTHLYFTAPAGARLTNTAGTVGELVDTRAWGGYVVAAGSTTPAGPYEALCGPETAAVPGWLLSILRPAPKAPQGPSVAATGQSRRYADVALTNEARNVASAPSGARNAVLLRAARALGRLVAWGDIPRHVVEDALQEAGEAAGLPTAECRSTLRSALNWSIRHNQTRGRAA; encoded by the coding sequence ATGACCCATGACGCCCGTCCCGCGCTGCTGAACGCCGCGCTGGACGCCGCCGCACGCGGCTGGCACGTTTTCCCCCTGCGCCCCGGCACCAAGCGGCCCGCACTGCACGGGGAGGCGTCCTGCCCCGGCACCGGCCCGTGCGCGAACGGCCACCTGAAGTGGGAGCAGCGCGCCACCAGCAACCCCGACCGCATCCGCGCCGCCTGGTCCCGGGCGCCGTTCAACGTCGGCATCGCCACCGGCCCCTCCGGGCTGGTCGTGGTCGACCTGGACGTGCCCAAGGACAAGAGCAGTTCGGACGCGCCTGGCGGCGCGGAGACCTTCCTGGCGCTCTGCGAGCGCGCCGGCCACGCCGTCCCCGCCACCTACCGCACCCGGACCGCGAGCGGCGGAACGCACCTGTACTTCACCGCCCCCGCCGGGGCGAGGCTGACCAACACGGCAGGAACTGTTGGTGAGTTGGTGGACACCCGGGCGTGGGGCGGCTACGTCGTCGCCGCGGGCAGCACCACCCCGGCGGGACCGTACGAGGCGCTGTGCGGGCCTGAGACGGCCGCCGTGCCCGGATGGCTGCTGAGCATCCTCCGCCCGGCCCCCAAAGCGCCTCAGGGGCCCTCCGTGGCCGCTACGGGGCAATCCCGCCGATACGCGGACGTAGCACTCACTAACGAGGCGCGGAACGTGGCTTCGGCCCCGTCCGGGGCCCGGAACGCGGTCCTGCTCCGAGCCGCGCGCGCCCTGGGCCGCCTCGTCGCGTGGGGCGACATCCCCCGGCATGTGGTCGAGGACGCTCTTCAGGAGGCGGGGGAGGCGGCCGGACTGCCGACGGCCGAGTGCCGCTCGACCCTCCGCAGCGCTCTGAACTGGTCCATCCGCCACAACCAGACCCGCGGGCGGGCGGCATGA
- a CDS encoding DUF6284 family protein, with translation MDQITVRDAVTAFADFMEPTSAELDAIEQEIPLILADVDLLDAQIITLDRTPSELDARRIRRARRRVLAERAALATRTAAAASLPGGAA, from the coding sequence ATGGACCAGATTACTGTTCGGGACGCGGTGACCGCGTTCGCCGACTTCATGGAACCGACCAGCGCGGAGCTGGACGCGATCGAGCAGGAGATCCCGCTGATCCTGGCGGACGTCGACCTGCTCGACGCGCAGATCATCACCCTCGACCGCACTCCGAGCGAGCTGGACGCCCGCCGTATCCGCCGGGCCCGTCGCCGAGTGCTGGCGGAGCGGGCGGCGCTGGCGACCCGCACCGCCGCCGCGGCGAGCCTGCCCGGGGGTGCCGCATGA
- a CDS encoding Pycsar system effector family protein produces MSATTGQSLVAAHAEVKSEISRTDGKTSLLLAFVGAILAGAWSVGHGLHLTVPARVAGGAGMGLLLVAAGLLLWSVRPHLSGRHGFPLWATLTPEQITDTLAQNLAADVAGLSRLAVAKFTSLRRAVDLTLTGGALLVLAALLTIGGAA; encoded by the coding sequence ATGAGCGCCACGACCGGACAGAGCCTGGTGGCCGCGCACGCCGAGGTGAAGTCGGAGATCTCGCGGACCGACGGCAAGACCAGTCTCCTGCTGGCCTTCGTCGGCGCGATCCTGGCCGGCGCGTGGAGCGTCGGCCACGGCCTCCACCTCACCGTGCCCGCCCGCGTCGCCGGCGGCGCCGGTATGGGCCTGCTGCTCGTGGCGGCCGGACTGCTGCTGTGGTCGGTCCGCCCCCACCTGAGCGGCCGCCACGGCTTCCCGCTGTGGGCCACCCTCACCCCCGAGCAGATCACCGACACCCTCGCCCAGAACCTCGCGGCCGACGTCGCGGGGCTGTCCCGGCTCGCGGTCGCCAAGTTCACCAGCCTGCGCCGCGCGGTCGATCTCACCCTCACCGGCGGCGCCCTCCTCGTCCTCGCCGCCCTGCTCACAATCGGGGGTGCGGCATGA
- a CDS encoding DNA cytosine methyltransferase translates to MTHHRAVPEDGNVSLCTGSAALDQAVEAVTGLPTVVVAEKDPAASNLLAARLPHARNVGDITSVDWPALAATLPRPASLTAGFPCQDISNAGPRGGIAGDRSGLWKTVAHAIRHLRPRLVFLENVAAIRSRGLDVVAADLAAIGYDARWMCLRAGDPEVGACHRRDRWFAVAYPAAEDPHLTARPERRAAAPGQTAGGRARAHAGGRSGLLAAPDGRLTLLPTPAAADGTGGPGISPKRRGGMNLRTAVTLLPTPAARDWKSGASNLLGTNSRPLNEVVVNLLPTPKAPDGPHGGPNQRDRAGNYYLPGQAVRLDGRWVATNGTDYGPAIHRWETVLGRPAPEPTEPGTKGNRRLSPAFVEWMMGADPGWVTDPGLGLSRSDQLKILGNGVVIHQAIHAYRALLATLAPEAADPTPAQLALDIA, encoded by the coding sequence ATGACCCATCACCGCGCCGTGCCGGAAGACGGCAATGTCAGCCTGTGCACCGGATCGGCCGCGCTGGACCAGGCCGTGGAAGCCGTCACCGGACTGCCCACGGTCGTGGTCGCCGAGAAGGACCCGGCCGCCTCGAACCTGCTGGCCGCACGGCTGCCGCACGCCCGCAACGTCGGTGACATCACGTCGGTCGACTGGCCGGCGCTGGCCGCCACGCTGCCGCGCCCGGCGTCGCTGACCGCCGGATTCCCCTGCCAGGACATCTCCAACGCCGGACCTCGGGGAGGGATCGCCGGTGACCGATCGGGACTGTGGAAAACCGTCGCCCACGCCATTCGCCACCTTCGACCCCGCCTCGTGTTCCTGGAGAACGTCGCCGCCATCCGAAGCCGGGGACTCGACGTCGTCGCGGCCGACCTGGCCGCGATCGGGTATGACGCGCGGTGGATGTGCCTACGAGCTGGAGATCCCGAGGTCGGAGCCTGCCACCGCCGGGACCGCTGGTTCGCCGTCGCGTATCCCGCTGCTGAAGACCCCCACCTCACAGCTCGGCCGGAACGGCGGGCCGCAGCACCCGGACAAACGGCGGGCGGGCGGGCACGGGCCCACGCTGGAGGACGAAGTGGTCTTCTTGCTGCCCCCGACGGACGGCTGACGCTGCTGCCCACCCCGGCCGCAGCCGACGGAACCGGCGGCCCGGGGATCTCCCCGAAACGGCGGGGCGGGATGAACCTGCGCACGGCCGTGACCCTGCTGCCCACCCCGGCGGCACGGGACTGGAAGTCCGGCGCCTCCAACCTGCTGGGGACCAACTCGCGTCCGCTGAACGAGGTGGTCGTCAATCTGCTGCCCACCCCGAAGGCGCCGGACGGGCCGCACGGCGGGCCGAACCAGCGAGACCGGGCCGGGAACTACTACCTGCCCGGCCAGGCCGTCCGCCTGGACGGCCGGTGGGTGGCCACCAACGGCACCGACTACGGGCCCGCCATCCACCGCTGGGAAACCGTCCTCGGCCGCCCCGCACCGGAGCCGACCGAACCGGGCACCAAGGGCAACCGCCGGCTGTCCCCGGCCTTCGTGGAATGGATGATGGGCGCCGATCCCGGCTGGGTCACCGATCCGGGGCTGGGTCTGTCCCGCTCCGACCAGCTCAAGATCCTCGGCAACGGCGTCGTCATCCACCAGGCCATCCACGCCTACCGCGCGCTGCTCGCCACCCTCGCGCCCGAAGCCGCCGACCCCACCCCGGCACAGCTCGCCCTCGACATCGCCTGA
- a CDS encoding GntR family transcriptional regulator yields MAVLKYEEIAESLRTRIAAGEFAPGETIPSGRDLAEQWDVSRATAIKAVDVLRNDGVVVAKQGTGFVVTETPVARPAGARRAGSARILGGMPFLRVGTPDWAEPPVRVANALGLAPGTPALRRVRILQLPDGSPNSCVEAWFPPEITEAAPRLSDTAPIAEGTTRYVRRQTGRFPVEGVDVTTVRLATDVEAERLRVAEGSAVAVLLHTAHDQEGRPLVCEEGVTPASLFEQVDTYAM; encoded by the coding sequence ATGGCTGTTCTGAAATACGAGGAGATCGCTGAGTCGCTTCGGACTCGCATCGCCGCAGGTGAATTCGCCCCTGGCGAGACCATCCCGTCCGGCCGAGACTTGGCCGAACAGTGGGATGTGTCACGGGCCACCGCCATCAAAGCCGTCGACGTTCTCCGCAACGACGGCGTAGTCGTGGCCAAACAGGGGACCGGCTTCGTTGTCACGGAGACCCCCGTGGCACGCCCTGCCGGCGCCCGTCGAGCCGGATCGGCCCGCATCTTGGGTGGGATGCCGTTCTTGCGGGTCGGCACGCCCGACTGGGCCGAACCTCCCGTGCGTGTCGCCAACGCCCTCGGGCTAGCCCCGGGGACCCCGGCGCTCCGCCGTGTCCGCATCCTCCAACTTCCGGACGGAAGCCCGAACAGCTGCGTGGAAGCCTGGTTCCCGCCCGAGATCACAGAGGCGGCCCCCCGCCTGTCCGACACCGCCCCGATCGCCGAGGGCACGACACGCTACGTCCGCCGCCAGACCGGACGGTTCCCGGTGGAAGGGGTGGATGTCACTACCGTACGCCTGGCCACCGACGTGGAGGCCGAGCGATTGCGGGTCGCCGAGGGGAGCGCAGTAGCGGTCCTCCTTCACACGGCACATGACCAGGAAGGGCGCCCGCTGGTCTGCGAGGAGGGAGTCACACCTGCCTCACTCTTCGAGCAGGTGGACACGTATGCGATGTAG
- a CDS encoding RRQRL motif-containing zinc-binding protein: protein MAALPVFRWRLAPDGYATRRQLRARGLRPGGQSVAAQLERPRRRRGPLVAYLYRVDLAQPVRPMTEARWAALAKANRARRMCPACGRDAGYVIPASLGACVPCAFPDPQALRSA, encoded by the coding sequence ATGGCCGCGCTTCCGGTGTTCCGGTGGCGGCTCGCCCCGGACGGCTACGCCACCCGCCGACAGCTCCGCGCCCGCGGGCTGCGGCCCGGTGGCCAGTCGGTGGCCGCCCAGTTGGAGCGCCCGCGCCGTCGGCGCGGGCCGCTGGTCGCCTACCTCTACCGCGTCGACCTCGCCCAGCCCGTGCGGCCCATGACCGAGGCCCGGTGGGCGGCCCTGGCCAAGGCCAACCGCGCCCGCCGCATGTGCCCGGCCTGCGGCCGTGACGCCGGCTACGTCATCCCCGCCTCGCTCGGCGCGTGCGTGCCCTGTGCCTTCCCCGACCCCCAAGCTCTGAGGAGTGCCTGA
- a CDS encoding pRL2-8 encodes MVSVDPNDTPPGECPQCWRHAYDSRNAHRHLGPREDCPECVDHMVNGCPYIVPKKQSRWW; translated from the coding sequence GTGGTGAGCGTGGACCCCAACGACACGCCTCCCGGCGAGTGCCCGCAGTGCTGGCGGCACGCCTACGACTCCCGCAACGCCCACCGCCACCTGGGCCCGCGTGAGGACTGCCCGGAGTGCGTGGACCACATGGTCAACGGCTGCCCCTACATCGTGCCCAAGAAGCAGTCCCGGTGGTGGTAG
- a CDS encoding phage/plasmid primase, P4 family, whose translation MSDTEELPAPSNPLAVARRLLPDWQTEDGQLTHRRWRASWMRWQGTCWREIDEAQVRKAMYERLEYAVYLAPTKDGETEERDWAPTKQKISNLLDALGSITLLPTDTDTPSWVDRAGASTPLDGPIVACGNGLLRIRDRALLPHTAGFFNIVSVPFDYDPDATAPGWERFLSDVWPDDPDSITALQEWFGYVLSGRTDLQKILLMVGPSRSGKGTIARVLKALVGKENLAGPTLAGLGSNFGLSTLIGKSLAVISDARLSGNDNTQVVERLLTISGEDTIDIDRKYREPWTGKLPSRLVILSNELPQFGDSSGVIANRFVLLNTRLSWLGKEDPTLTDRLIAEMPGILNWALEGLVRLQRTRRITEPASSREAVTTMRDTASPTSAFVRERCTTGVTCSVPVDALWSVWRDWAEDNGVKPGTKQVFGRNLLSVVPQLSRTRPRDAYGQQVATYTGITLKQSEPHLPES comes from the coding sequence ATGAGCGACACCGAGGAACTGCCCGCGCCCTCCAACCCGCTCGCCGTGGCCCGGCGTCTCCTGCCCGACTGGCAGACCGAGGACGGACAGCTCACCCACCGGCGCTGGCGGGCGTCCTGGATGCGGTGGCAGGGCACGTGCTGGCGTGAGATCGATGAAGCCCAGGTCCGCAAGGCCATGTACGAGCGGCTGGAGTACGCCGTCTACCTAGCCCCGACGAAGGACGGTGAGACCGAGGAACGCGACTGGGCGCCCACCAAGCAGAAGATCAGCAACCTGCTCGATGCCCTCGGGTCCATCACCCTGCTGCCGACCGACACCGACACCCCGTCATGGGTCGACCGCGCCGGCGCGAGTACCCCGCTGGACGGGCCGATCGTCGCGTGCGGGAACGGCCTTCTCCGTATCCGCGACCGCGCCCTGCTGCCGCACACCGCCGGGTTCTTCAACATCGTGTCCGTTCCCTTCGACTACGATCCCGACGCCACGGCCCCGGGCTGGGAGCGCTTCCTGTCCGACGTCTGGCCCGACGACCCCGACTCCATCACCGCGCTTCAGGAGTGGTTCGGCTACGTCCTGTCAGGTCGCACCGACCTACAGAAGATCCTGCTCATGGTCGGGCCGTCCCGCTCCGGGAAGGGCACGATCGCCCGGGTGCTGAAAGCGCTGGTCGGCAAGGAGAACCTGGCCGGGCCGACCCTCGCCGGTCTCGGCTCGAACTTCGGCCTGTCCACGCTCATCGGGAAGTCACTGGCGGTCATCTCCGACGCCCGGCTGTCCGGCAACGACAACACCCAGGTGGTGGAGCGGCTGCTGACCATCTCGGGCGAGGACACCATCGACATCGACCGCAAGTACCGCGAGCCGTGGACCGGCAAGCTGCCCTCCCGGCTGGTGATCCTGTCCAACGAACTGCCCCAGTTCGGCGACTCCTCCGGCGTCATCGCGAACCGGTTCGTCCTGCTCAACACCCGCTTGTCGTGGCTGGGCAAGGAAGACCCCACCCTCACCGACCGGCTGATCGCCGAAATGCCCGGCATCCTCAACTGGGCTCTGGAAGGACTCGTCCGTCTCCAGCGCACCCGCCGGATCACGGAACCCGCCTCCAGCCGCGAAGCGGTCACCACCATGCGCGACACCGCCTCGCCCACCAGCGCGTTCGTCCGCGAACGCTGCACCACCGGGGTCACGTGCAGCGTGCCCGTGGACGCCCTGTGGTCGGTCTGGCGGGACTGGGCCGAGGACAACGGCGTCAAGCCCGGCACCAAACAGGTCTTCGGCCGCAACCTCCTCTCCGTGGTCCCCCAGCTCAGCCGCACACGGCCCCGGGACGCCTACGGCCAACAGGTCGCCACCTACACCGGCATCACCCTCAAGCAGTCCGAACCACATCTTCCTGAGTCGTGA
- a CDS encoding helix-turn-helix domain-containing protein codes for MARPEKLKLTEVLTEIKMSRAAFYRMRARGQAPKLIKLPNGQIRCRRSDLDAWWAEHETAA; via the coding sequence ATGGCCCGCCCCGAGAAGCTGAAGCTCACCGAAGTGCTGACCGAGATCAAGATGAGCCGCGCCGCCTTCTACCGCATGCGCGCCCGCGGCCAGGCCCCCAAGCTCATCAAGCTGCCCAACGGACAGATCCGTTGCCGCCGCAGCGACCTGGACGCCTGGTGGGCGGAGCACGAGACCGCAGCCTGA
- a CDS encoding protein kilB, whose translation MWESLIAVAGTLLGSVTMYMLQQRGTDRSALRRDRLAAVTALTVALADHRRAMWVREDLRLMGANAGYEAARAESHATRSAITAPLTTLSILLPGLARVAEDAATATYGLRGAESPEALNGAREAAIAACERLTREASKLF comes from the coding sequence ATGTGGGAGAGCCTGATCGCGGTGGCGGGGACGCTGCTCGGGTCCGTGACCATGTACATGCTTCAGCAGCGGGGGACGGACCGGTCGGCGCTGCGGCGTGACCGCCTGGCGGCCGTGACCGCGTTGACGGTGGCGCTGGCCGACCATCGCCGCGCGATGTGGGTCCGTGAGGACCTGCGCCTCATGGGTGCGAACGCCGGCTACGAGGCGGCGCGGGCGGAGAGCCACGCGACACGGAGCGCGATCACCGCCCCTCTGACCACCCTGTCCATCCTCCTTCCGGGGCTCGCCCGGGTCGCGGAGGACGCGGCGACAGCCACCTACGGTCTGCGCGGCGCCGAGTCTCCTGAGGCTCTGAACGGGGCCCGGGAGGCGGCCATCGCCGCGTGCGAGCGGCTGACCCGCGAAGCCTCCAAGCTCTTCTGA